DNA from Sulfodiicoccus acidiphilus:
CGTATGAGCTGACCTGTCGGGGATAAAAATTCCATGCTATCTACATGGACACATGATTTAAGGTAGGGAGCTCACAGGTGGAAGTCTCTTCCGTAGAAAAGGCCGGCGGTTTGATTGGAGGTCATCCACCGACCAGAGTTAGTCAAGAGGGTAAAATGTCAGGAGACATAACTCCTATGGGCAGGGATCTGCTGAGGTATCCTCCATCTGAGGTGCATCGTGGGAAACAGTTACAGAGTAGGGGGTTGAGGTGGAGGAAAGCCTCGCCTTTCACGGCGGGGACGGACACCCCCCTTCTATCTAAATACTACTTTTCCCAAGCAACTTTCGATGGCCAGGAGGGTCGAAGGATCGGAGCCGCGATCTCGACGAAGGTCGCCCCTCCTAGTCCTCGTGAACGACTACGTCGAAGCGATGCGTTCCACCCTTTTCCGGTAGAAGGAGAACGTCCAGATCCAGAAGGGAGTGTTAGGTAAAATCCACTAGGAGTTCTACACCACGTTGAGGGAGGAGTTCGGCCTACCTTCTAAGGTAGCTGAACACTGCCACCGTGACGTCCAATCAGCGTACAACCTGCACGACGACCCTAGGGTCGCTTCCCCAGCGAGGGTAAACGGCGCGGTCGACGCAGAGAGCCGAAACCTGGGGTGGCGGGAGCCGGCGACCTCCAAATCTCTGGCCCGAGGAACTCGAGCAGTACTCGAGTTGGAGGACGAGATAGGCCATACTCCTAGTCCTAGTAGGAAGTCCTTTGATGGGAGAAGGTAACCTGAGTCCAGCGTCGCCCTAGACGCGGCCGGAGTGGTCGGTACGACACCCAACACGTCTGGATACCCACCCCTCCGCGACGCCCACTGTTTGAAGTAGCTAGCTGAGGGTTTGCGAGGGAGTACCCCACCAGGACGCGAGACTGAAGAGTACTTGGGACTAACGAACTCAACAACCGTGCTTTCTCGCCTACCATACAGTCCAATACTGCAAACGACGATACTGCTTCAAGTTAGAGTTCATCGCGAAACCCTCTCGACAGTTTGTCCACAATCTCAATGAGGTCCTCGAGGTAACTCCAGCTCGACTTTTGCACCGTCCTCGACGATCCACTTCCCCTTTGCTGGCCATCCTCCGAGATCTTCCTTACTCGTGCGTGGAGTTCTGCGGGGGATCCGTTCGTTCTAAGTGCGGGCAGAACACGAGTGAAGTTGGTTATCGTTGGTTTAAGTGTACTTGCGGTCACGAGAGCGACCGCGACGTCGCAGTCACGAACTTGAACGGGAGGGGTTCTCCGATCTCCTCGACTGCCCCTCAGAGGTGTAAACCCGAACCGATGGGGGAACCCTTCAGGGCGAGGAGGAAGTCAGGTGAACAAAGGATACGACTTTAGCCGATCGTATCTTTTCCTGTCCTAAATGCGGTTAGACTACGAGCCGCGACTATAACACTTCTCTAAACGGCCGTGCGAGGTCTGCACCGCCCTTAGGGCCCGCAGACAAGAGACCTCTGCTATACACTCCCTTTTCCGAGAGGGAGTGTATAGTGAGTTTCCTGTGAGAAGCAGGAAATCCCCAACGTGAGGACGCCAGTCCAGGAGGGCGGGGTTAGTTCACACCTAAGGCTCTGACTCTCGGAGAAATGGGTGGCCTTCCATCTGTTAAGAGACACGGGTGTCAACCCACAAGATCGTTCAAACGACTGAAAGTCTCGCAGGTTAACCTTCACACGTACTTCAGGATTAAGTAAAGGCCGAACTCTCCCTGTTAAGACACCGTTGTAAGCTATGATCCGGCGAAGGACAATATAGGCAATTGTCCGTGCTAAGGGTAATACATTCGTGTCCACAATGGATCTAGATGGGTTCTAGAGTTTGATTTAGACTTAGTATTAGAGTTTCGTCTTGCTATCGGGTGTGTGCTCATCAGCATCCTTGAGGTAATTCAGTGGAGACTCCAGTTCAGCGTTGTGCCTTCCATCGATATCACCGTGTCTCACCCTCTTCGTCATGGCATCCAATTAAGTAAGGTTCTCTATAAATCGAGGCCGTTGGGGTAGAGGAGAGACAGAACTCGATCGATTTTCTCCCTCACCTCTCTGATATCCTCCCCAAGTACGTTTACGTGGCCCATCTTCCTCCTCTTCCTAGCCTCCATCTTACCGTACCAGTGGAGCCTACCGTACCTGAGTACCTCCTTAGGTACGTCAGAGAGTCCTAAGATGTTGACAGTTCCGTAGGCCGAGTGAACCTGAGTCTCCCCTAGGGGCAGGCCGGCGATAGCTCTGAGGTGGTTCTCGAACTGAGACGTCCTCGCCGCGTCGAGTGTGTGGTGTCCAGTGTTATGAACCCGGGGCGCATACTCGTTCACGATCACACTACTTTCCTTCACAAAGAACTCTACCGCCATTGTACCTACGTAGTCTAGGGCCTCCGCTAGCCGTCTCGCGTAGGACGTCATTGCTTCATCGCCAGTTGGACCGAAGCTGTAGATGAGGATCCCAGCCTTGTTTACGTTGAATGAAGGTTGGTAGGTCCTGAACTCTCCGTCTTTACCCCTCACCGCTACCACCGACGCTTCGTAATCGAAGTCTACTAGGTCCTCCACCACGAAGGGCTCCTTTGACTCCCTTATGGGGGCCGTTGAGGGATCTCCCCTCACGAAGTATTGGCCCTTCCCGTCGTATCCTCCCTTGGCCGACTTCACCACGCCTACGTTGTTGAACTGGTCTTTCAGAAGTCTTAGGGCCTCCCTCCCATCCTCCGCCGGGTACCACCTTGGTACAGGAAGCCCCAAGGAGGAGAGGAGTTTCCTCTCTTCCCTTCTGTCCCTCTTGGGCAAGATCGCCTTTAGATTTGGGGTTAACTTACTTAGCTGCTGAGCCTCTTGAAGGACTCCGTCATCCACATGCTCGAACTCAAACGTCACAACGTCCGCCCACTCCACGGCCTCCTTCGCCTCAGACAGGGTGAAGCAGTAGTCGCTCACCTGGCATCCCGGCGATCCCGGACCTTCCAGGACGCCGAACTTCATGGGGAGACCCCTGCCTTCCAACACCATCATTCTTCCAAGCTGACCTCCCCCAAGTATGAGCACGTTATTCCAGCTTGGACTGGATGACATCCTTCGCCTGGTCCTCCGCGAATTGTCTTAGCTTCTCCTGTAGGTCCGGCCTCTTAATTGCCATGATCCTCACCGCTAGGAGGGCAGCGTTCTTCGCGTTACCCACAGCTACTGTTGCGACTGGTACCCCTCGTGGCATTTGCACAATTGAGAGCAACGAGTCCAGCCCTCCCACGTGTTTAGTGGGTATGGGGACCCCTATCACTGGCAACGTAGTGAGAGAAGCCGTCATTCCCGGTAGATGGGCGGCACCGCCGGCTCCTGCTATTATCACTTCAAGTCCCCTCGACGCTGCTTCCTTTGCGTAGGAGTACATGAGCTCAGGTGTTCTGTGAGCTGAAACGATCTTCACCTCGTGGGGCACTCCGAACTCGTGCAGTGTAGTAGACGCCTCCCTCATGTACTCCCAGTCTGACTTGCTCCCCATTATGACTCCAACTAGGGGCTTATGAGCTTCCATGAGAGAACGTTCCAGGAGGCTTAAATTAATCTTACGCAGTGGGCGACTCCGCTCCTCGCTGAGGTGTTCTCGAGTTCGCCGCCTCTTGGCGCGACCAGCTGAGGCTAAAGGACTTCTGCACTAAAGTCCTTCACGGATGTGGAAAGGACAACGAGGAGCCAGACGTAGGGGAAGGGACAACGTACTTTCCCGCTCTAAGGTCACGAAGTTTTGAGGGATGGGCCTTTTCAACGTTTCCTAACTAACAAACTTCCTCCGACTTTTCCGTTTGAAAACTGACCCTTCTAGCCGAAGACCTAGACGTTTCAGTTCAAGTTAAATTCCCCTCCATAGATAGGAAGCGAATGACTCGCGTGGTTGTGATAGGGGGTGGGGCCACGGGGCTCTTCGTTGCCCTCGACCTCTCCCTCAGAGGCGTCGAAGTCGTTGTGGTAGAGAGGGGAGACATAGGGTCTGGAACGTCGGGGAAGTTCCACGGTATGCTCCACAGCGGAGCTAGGTATGCCGTCAACGATCCTCAGGCTGCGAGGGAGTGCGTTCAAGAGAGCGAGGTGATGTCTAAGATAGCTCCTCACGCCGTTGAGGATACTGGGGGGCTCTTCGTTGCCCTCAACGAAGAGGAGGCCAATTTCGGGGACAAGTTGTCGTCAGCTCTCAAGTCAGTGGGGGCAGAGCATAGGGAAGTGGAGAGGGAGGAAGCATTGAAACAGGAGCCGGCCCTGTCGCACGCCCTCAGGAGGGCCATCTGGGTACACGACAGGGTAGTTCACGGATACGATCTGTTGAGCAGTGTGGCCCTGACGGCCTTCGAGAACGGAGCCAAGGTACTTACGTTCACAGAGGTAGTTGACTTCCTAAAAGGAGGGGGAGTTAAAGTGAGGGACGTCCCGTCGGGAAGGACCTACGAAATCAGGTCAGATCACGTCGTGAATGCGGCCGGGCCGTGGACGTTCAGGTTGGCCGAGTTGGAGGGTGAGACGGGAGTGGAGGTGATGCCCACGGCTGGAACCATGGCGGTGTTCTCGGGAAGGCCGGTCAACTCTGTCCTGAACAGAATGAGGCCCCCTTCAGATGGGGACATTCTCCTCCCCTACGGCGGAAACGTGATCGCTGGAACCACGGCCAAGGTGGTGGACGACCCAAACCAGGTGGAGGCGGATGATGAGGAGGTGGAGCTACTTCGTAGGGAGTCCTCAGCCATGGTGCCTTGGCTAGAGGGGAGGAAACCCGTTCGAACTTACGCTTCGGTGAGGCCGTTGGTGAAGCAACCTGGCGCCTCAGGGAGGAGCGCCACGAGGGACTTCGTGATCCACGAACACCACTCCGGCCTCGTCACCTCCGTGATAGGTGGCAAACTCACCACCTCCAGACTAGTAGGGGAGAAGACAGCGGATCGAGTGGGGGAGACCCTAGGTGTAAGGGAAAGGTCTAGGACAGCGTTTACGGAACTCCTCTCCCCGAGGTCGGAGAAGGGGGTTAGGCTTATCGAGAAGGGGTTAGGCTTCGTCCACGTGAATTCCAGGGAAGGAGGAGTTGACCAGGAAAGGTACGAAGTGGTGGCCTGCTGGGCGACATCGATCGCCCTGAGGAGGATGTCCCTTGAAGGTTGAGGGGAAGTTCGAAGTGGAGGCACCTAAGGACAGGGTCGATTCCTTCCTCTCCGATCCTAACCAGTTCTCCCAATGTCTGCCAGGCCTCAGGGAGATGAAGGTGGAGACAGAGGGCTTCAGGGCCTCCTTCAAACTCGACGTGAGCGGGGCAGGCATATCCCAGCTCAGCACCGTCTCGTCAACCATGACATTCAAGGTGGTCAGGTCCGCTGAAGGTGTTTCGATAAGGGGAGAAGGTAAAGCTGTTGGAGCGAAGGTGAGGCTAGAATTGAACGTGAGAACTCTCGGAACGGGCAGTGTGACGACTGTCGAGTGGGATGCGTCCCTTGACGTGGGACTTCTGGCTAGGTTCTTCGGGGACGAGCTCCTTAGAAGGGTCACCGACGACAACGTCAGGCAACTCACCTCTTGCGTGCAGGCTAAGGTTTCGTCTCCTAGCTAGAAACGTTTATAACGATGGTCCTACCACCACGACCGTGGACCATAAGTTCGTAATGGGTTGGGGAGGAGGTCCGTACTACACTGGCCCTAGACCTCCCTATTTGGCGGCATTGGACGTCCTGGCTAGGAGCCTGGGGCTAATCCTCCCGGCATTGATTGGGTTGTTGGCGCTCATAATTTTGGGATTGGTAGGAGGTGCTATAGCGGCCGCAGTCACTCCCATAGTCGGACCCCTGGGAGCTACTGCAGTCGCTGCGTTCTTCGATCTGTTGGGGGAGGCGGTTCAGGTACTCGTAGTTTACGTGACGGCCTTCGAGGTAAGTTCTGTCATCTCGGGCGGGATGGCTGACCTGAGGAGGGCCTGGCAGTTAACCACCTCTAACGCTTCCTCGGTAGCTCCAGTCGCCTTGGTTTTGGGACTCTTCGATGCCCTCCTCGCCTTCGCTCACTTTCCAGGCACTTTCCTATTAGTTGGTCTCGCCAACGTTGTGGCGTTCATCGCGGCGGGGTTCCTCGCCAACGGCACAGTACCTGGGATAGGGAGGACTCTGAGTTGGTACGCAGACTACTTCTCCTTAGACGGTGTGAGTGCCCTGATCTTGCTCGTAGTCTCTCTTCTTTCACTAATTCCTATTTTAGATCTACTGACCATCCCGTATGGAGCGGCCCTGGCCGTCGCCATGGTGAGGAGGACGCCTTAGGGGGACTGGGTGAGTTTACGAAGGTCAGCTCTCTCCGTAGGGATCGAAACCACTCCCTGCTAGCTTCGCTTTCAGGGAAGCTGACTTGTTGAGGTCACAATTAAGGGGAAGTAGAGTTTAACTCTCCTACAAAAGAGGGGCCTCGCCGGGGGAACGTTTCCCGTTTGAATATCGGATATACGACCGTTTTCAACGACACTCCTGCAGTCCGATCGAAGGACTGAGGGTTGAACGTCGTCCTTTCCCCATAACGGACTGGAGCTCAACGCTGTGAAAGTTCCCATCTCTCGAAGGGTCCTCCGATCCAATAGTCCGAACGAGGTCGCACCGACGTAGGAACTACGGACCTCGGGAATCCCCAAGGTGGGGGAGAAGTCAGAAAGATCAACGATGGACGTGGTATCCTGAGTAGATGGTCCCTTATTCTGACCTCCGCCCTGGAAGGGTTCCATTCCAGACGACTCATCCTTCCCACCATCGGTTCGGGTTTACACCTCTGAGGGGCAGTCGAGGGGTCGGAGAACCCCTCCCATTTGAAGGGATGGGAACTTTCATCCATTACGTCTAGTCCCTTAAAGAAGATCTTGCTTGCCCCCTCAGTTTCGTCAAGCACTCGATCGAGCTGGGGAGGAGCGTCGTTAGCATCACTGCGGATTTTTAGGAAAAGAAGTATTTAAATACAAGGAGGCTGTTCACCCCCGTGAAAGGCGAGGCTTTCCGCCCCCTCAACCCCCTATTCTGTAAGAGATCTGACAATGGGCAAGGACTGTACTTCAACTTTAGAGGGGTTCGTTGCTCCAGACGTCTAGAGTACTCACTAGGTGTTACGTTCCTCGGCTCAACCCTTTCGTGGTGACGAAGTGTATCGATTCCTCTAAGAGACATCCTACGAGGACTGGATGAAGTACGTAGAGCGGCCCGACCCGTTCCAACACTCCGAGGAAGGCGGCGAGGAGAGCTGGAGAATGTTCTAAGTCGGCCAAGATCATGAGGATCCAAGCTACAGCAGTCACGACCGATGCCCACAGAATCCCCCTTCCTCCTATGGCAACCGTGACTACGGCCAAAACTCCTGACAGGACGTAGCTCGACACCACTGAGATCGTCCTATTGAACCTCCACTGAGGATCCTCGAACTTGGTCGCCGCTGTGGCGATGAAGGGAGGAAGAATGAACGTCGTTCTAGTTTCAACAGTCAAGGCCACTAGGGCAGCTAGAGTGACGACGAGGTTGACCCCAGAAACCAGTTTCGTTCTTTCCATAACTCTCTTCCACAAGATCGATATAGCCAGTATTTCAGTCTAGGTTAAAAGTGTGGAACTTCGCTAAGATGAGACGGAGTCTGAAAAACTTAACTAAACGCAGCAACTCATCTTACTTACGTCCGAACTGAAGGCGAGGGCAGCCAACCTAAGGGCCTCGGACATGGTGGGAAACACGTGAATGGTATCCACTAGGTCGTCCACTGTGGCGCCTAGTTTGACTGCCAACGCTGCCTCATTGATTACCTCTGCCGCGTTCTCGCCCACCATGTGTACCCCCACTATCCTTCTCCCTACTGTCACCAACTTGACGAGGCCTCGGCTCTCCCCCAGTATCCTGGCCTTGGCTACGTCCCTCATGTACACCTTCCTGCTCTGGGCTTTCGGGACCTCTCTCTCCACCAATCCTACGCTCGCTATGTTGGGCTGGGTGAAGACAGCTTGGGGAACGCTGAGGAGATCGATCCTCCTGTGGGACTCCTTCAGGGCGTTCTCCGCTGCCACGGTCCCCTGTCTCCCCGCCAAAGCCTCGAGCATTTTCCCACCTATCACGTCTCCGGCCGCGAAGATGTTAGGGTTGGTCGTCCTGAGCTCGTCGTCTACTCTTATTCCACCGGCCTCGTTCAATTCTACTCCCGCTGCTTCCAGATTGAGGTCGACGTTGGGCTTCCTTCCAGTGGCCAGTAGAAC
Protein-coding regions in this window:
- a CDS encoding 5-(carboxyamino)imidazole ribonucleotide synthase, with amino-acid sequence MSSSPSWNNVLILGGGQLGRMMVLEGRGLPMKFGVLEGPGSPGCQVSDYCFTLSEAKEAVEWADVVTFEFEHVDDGVLQEAQQLSKLTPNLKAILPKRDRREERKLLSSLGLPVPRWYPAEDGREALRLLKDQFNNVGVVKSAKGGYDGKGQYFVRGDPSTAPIRESKEPFVVEDLVDFDYEASVVAVRGKDGEFRTYQPSFNVNKAGILIYSFGPTGDEAMTSYARRLAEALDYVGTMAVEFFVKESSVIVNEYAPRVHNTGHHTLDAARTSQFENHLRAIAGLPLGETQVHSAYGTVNILGLSDVPKEVLRYGRLHWYGKMEARKRRKMGHVNVLGEDIREVREKIDRVLSLLYPNGLDL
- the purE gene encoding 5-(carboxyamino)imidazole ribonucleotide mutase, giving the protein MEAHKPLVGVIMGSKSDWEYMREASTTLHEFGVPHEVKIVSAHRTPELMYSYAKEAASRGLEVIIAGAGGAAHLPGMTASLTTLPVIGVPIPTKHVGGLDSLLSIVQMPRGVPVATVAVGNAKNAALLAVRIMAIKRPDLQEKLRQFAEDQAKDVIQSKLE
- a CDS encoding FAD-dependent oxidoreductase — protein: MTRVVVIGGGATGLFVALDLSLRGVEVVVVERGDIGSGTSGKFHGMLHSGARYAVNDPQAARECVQESEVMSKIAPHAVEDTGGLFVALNEEEANFGDKLSSALKSVGAEHREVEREEALKQEPALSHALRRAIWVHDRVVHGYDLLSSVALTAFENGAKVLTFTEVVDFLKGGGVKVRDVPSGRTYEIRSDHVVNAAGPWTFRLAELEGETGVEVMPTAGTMAVFSGRPVNSVLNRMRPPSDGDILLPYGGNVIAGTTAKVVDDPNQVEADDEEVELLRRESSAMVPWLEGRKPVRTYASVRPLVKQPGASGRSATRDFVIHEHHSGLVTSVIGGKLTTSRLVGEKTADRVGETLGVRERSRTAFTELLSPRSEKGVRLIEKGLGFVHVNSREGGVDQERYEVVACWATSIALRRMSLEG
- a CDS encoding CoxG family protein gives rise to the protein MKVEGKFEVEAPKDRVDSFLSDPNQFSQCLPGLREMKVETEGFRASFKLDVSGAGISQLSTVSSTMTFKVVRSAEGVSIRGEGKAVGAKVRLELNVRTLGTGSVTTVEWDASLDVGLLARFFGDELLRRVTDDNVRQLTSCVQAKVSSPS
- a CDS encoding HPP family protein, translated to MWKRVMERTKLVSGVNLVVTLAALVALTVETRTTFILPPFIATAATKFEDPQWRFNRTISVVSSYVLSGVLAVVTVAIGGRGILWASVVTAVAWILMILADLEHSPALLAAFLGVLERVGPLYVLHPVLVGCLLEESIHFVTTKGLSRGT